Proteins found in one Oncorhynchus mykiss isolate Arlee chromosome 3, USDA_OmykA_1.1, whole genome shotgun sequence genomic segment:
- the LOC118944502 gene encoding uncharacterized protein LOC118944502 has protein sequence MPEMETISIAYKSGNPRLQSDRGLEVKSLVSRGNSKATPPSKGKAAHRATADLYHTPKSQKAKVLYESILLVDSSNRNEIRMILRMIGFPLTEKQLNNINKQEIKLLEDIKNKDIKRKELKKKWSQLQRPKWILKLIKLRQGTKPVRGSSGLKTTASHSEGGSAHTSDKATSNKGQKRTASHMKGESSCTLEASRRGQKRSASQMEQVELNSFIRFFNIPPNQKKLRVTDIYSYVFAPSHIADHTYARKNSS, from the exons ATGCCTGAAATGGAAACT ATATCCATAGCATACAAGTCAGGGAACCCCAGGCTCCAAAGTGACAGAGGCCTAGAGGTCAAGTCTCTGGTATCCAGGGGTAACAGCAAAGCAACACCTCCATCAAAGGGAAAAGCCGCTCACAGGGCTACTGCTGACCTGTACCACACCCCAAAGTCCCAAAAGGCTAAAGTCCTATATGAGTCCATCTTGCTTGTTGACTCCAGCAACCGCAATGAAATCAGGATGATCCTGAGGATGATTGGCTTCCCCCTGACAGAGAAGCAGCTGAATaacataaacaaacaagaaattaaATTATTGGAAGATATCAAAAATAAAGACATTAAAAGAAAGGAGCTGAAAAAGAAATGGAGCCAGCTGCAGAGGCCTAAATGGATCCTCAAGCTTATCAAGCTGCGACAGGGGACAAAACCCGTCCGTGGCAGCAGCGGACTGAAGACAACAGCCAGCCATAGTGAAGGGGGCTCTGCCCATACATCAGATAAGGCGACAAGCAACAAGGGGCAAAAGAGAACAGCCAGCCATATGAAAGGAGAAAGCAGCTGTACCTTAGAGGCATCTAGAAGGGGACAGAAGAGATCAGCCAGCCAGATGGAACAAGTAGAACTCAACTCATTCATACGCTTCTTCAATATCCCTCCCAACCAGAAGAAGTTGAGAGTCACTGATATTTACTCATATGTATTTGCACCCAGCCACATAGCCGATCACACATATGCACGCAAGAATAGTTCCTAA